In a single window of the Chionomys nivalis chromosome 11, mChiNiv1.1, whole genome shotgun sequence genome:
- the Alpl gene encoding alkaline phosphatase, tissue-nonspecific isozyme, with translation MISLFLVLAIGTCLTNSFVPEKEKDPNYWRHQAQETLKNALKLQKLNTNVAKNVIMFLGDGMGVSTVTAARILKGQLHHNSGEETRLEMDKFPFVALSKTYNTNAQVPDSAGTATAYLCGVKANEGTVGVSAATERTRCNTTQGNEVTSILRWAKDAGKSVGIVTTTRVNHATPSAAYAHSADRDWYSDNEMPPEALSQGCKDIAYQLMHNIRDIDVIMGGGRKYMYPKNRTDVEYELDEKARGTRLDGLDLISIWKSFKPRHKHSHYVWNRTELLALNPSMVDYLLGLFEPGDMQYELNRNNLTDPSLSEMVEVALNILMKNPKGFFLLVEGGRIDHGHHEGKAKQALHEAVEMDQAIGKAGAMTSQKDTLTVVTADHSHVFTFGGYTPRGNSIFGLAPMVSDTDKKPFTAILYGNGPGYKVVDGERENVSMVDYAHNNYQAQSAVPLRHETHGGEDVAVFAKGPMAHLLHGVHEQNYIPHVMAYAACIGANLDHCASASSSSSPALGTLLFPLVLLPLSTLF, from the exons ATGATCTCACTATTCTTAGTACTGGCCATCGGCACCTGCCTTACCAACTCTTTTGTGCCAG agaaagagaaagaccccAATTATTGGCGACATCAAGCCCAGGAGACCTTGAAAAATGCTCTGAAACTCCAGAAACTCAACACAAATGTGGCCAAAAATGTCATCATGTTCCTGGGAGATG GGATGGGCGTCTCCACAGTGACAGCTGCCCGCATCCTTAAGGGCCAGCTACACCATAACTCTGGGGAGGAAACGCGGCTGGAGATGGACAAGTTCCCCTTTGTGGCTCTCTCCAAG ACATACAACACCAACGCTCAGGTGCCTGACAGCGCGGGCACCGCCACTGCCTACCTGTGTGGTGTGAAGGCCAATGAGGGCACTGTGGGAGTGAGCGCGGCCACTGAGCGTACGCGGTGCAACACCACTCAGGGGAACGAGGTCACCTCCATCCTGCGCTGGGCCAAGGATGCTG GGAAGTCTGTGGGCATCGTAACCACCACGCGGGTAAACCACGCCACCCCCAGTGCAGCCTATGCGCACTCGGCTGATCGGGACTGGTACTCAGATAACGAGATGCCACCGGAGGCTCTGAGCCAGGGCTGCAAGGACATCGCCTATCAGCTGATGCACAACATCCGGGACATCGAT GTGATCATGGGGGGCGGCCGGAAGTACATGTACCCGAAGAACAGAACCGATGTGGAGTATGAACTGGATGAAAAGGCCAGGGGCACAAGGCTGGATGGCCTGGACCTCATCAGCATTTGGAAGAGCTTCAAACCCAGACACAAG CACTCCCACTATGTCTGGAACCGCACTGAGCTGCTGGCCCTCAACCCCTCCATGGTGGACTACCTCTTAG GTCTCTTTGAACCCGGGGACATGCAGTATGAGTTAAACAGAAACAACCTGACTGACCCTTCGCTCTCTGAGATGGTGGAGGTGGCCCTCAACATCCTGATGAAGAATCCCAAAGGCTTCTTCCTGCTGGTGGAAG GAGGCAGGATTGACCACGGGCACCACGAGGGCAAAGCTAAGCAGGCCTTGCATGAGGCCGTGGAGATGGACCAGGCCATCGGAAAGGCAGGTGCTATGACTTCCCAGAAAGACACCTTGACCGTGGTGACGGCCGATCATTCCCATGTTTTCACTTTTGGTGGATACACCCCCCGAGGCAACTCTATCTTCG GCCTGGCTCCCATGGTGAGTGACACGGACAAGAAGCCCTTCACAGCCATCTTGTATGGCAACGGGCCTGGCTACAAGGTGGTGGATGGTGAACGGGAAAACGTCTCCATGGTGGATTATG CTCACAACAACTACCAGGCCCAGTCTGCTGTCCCCCTGCGCCATGAGACCCATGGTGGGGAAGACGTGGCCGTCTTTGCCAAGGGCCCCATGGCACACCTGCTTCACGGCGTCCATGAGCAGAACTACATCCCCCATGTGATGGCCTATGCCGCCTGCATTGGGGCCAACCTCGACCACTGTGCCTCTGCCAGCTCCTCAAGCAGCCCCGCCCTAGGGACCCTGCTGTTCCCATTGGTGCTGCTCCCCCTGAGCACTCTATTCTGA